In Streptomyces sp. NBC_01551, one DNA window encodes the following:
- a CDS encoding NAD-dependent epimerase/dehydratase family protein — protein sequence MKRILVIGGSRYFGRHLVALLADAGHEVTVLNRGSGVPPRGVGHLVADRDDEGQLLAALGGRTFDTVVDQVCYTPAQAAVARRVFAGRTARYVMTSTMEVYDPAPPTPEALDYAEGKRLAEAVFLAEPVPFAFVTVRTAHVLGGGREEFTGRLAHYVGRIGAGTPVEVHEAPYATSFIHHREIAEFLGWAAVGGFTGPVDAASHGALDVRDLCALIGERTGRPVRYRVVPRGATASPFSFDRAYALDNSRATALGFRFGRVAHWLPRAVDETVNAAPASG from the coding sequence ATGAAGCGAATTCTTGTGATCGGCGGCAGCCGGTACTTCGGCAGGCACCTGGTCGCCCTGCTCGCGGACGCCGGGCACGAGGTGACCGTCCTCAACCGGGGCTCCGGCGTCCCGCCCCGGGGCGTCGGCCACCTCGTCGCCGACCGCGACGACGAGGGGCAGCTGCTCGCCGCGCTCGGCGGGCGCACCTTCGACACCGTCGTCGACCAGGTCTGCTACACGCCAGCCCAAGCGGCCGTCGCCCGCCGCGTCTTCGCCGGCCGGACCGCGCGGTACGTGATGACCTCGACGATGGAGGTGTACGACCCCGCGCCGCCCACCCCCGAGGCCCTCGACTACGCCGAGGGCAAGCGGCTTGCCGAAGCGGTGTTCCTGGCGGAGCCGGTCCCCTTCGCCTTCGTCACCGTCCGCACCGCCCACGTCCTCGGCGGCGGCCGCGAGGAGTTCACCGGGCGGCTGGCCCACTACGTCGGGCGGATCGGCGCCGGAACCCCGGTCGAGGTGCACGAGGCCCCGTACGCCACCTCGTTCATCCACCACCGCGAGATCGCGGAGTTCCTGGGCTGGGCGGCGGTGGGCGGCTTCACCGGCCCGGTCGACGCGGCCTCCCACGGCGCGCTGGACGTCCGCGACCTGTGCGCGCTGATCGGCGAGCGGACGGGCCGGCCGGTGCGCTACCGGGTCGTCCCCCGGGGCGCCACGGCCTCGCCGTTCTCCTTCGACCGCGCGTACGCCCTGGACAACTCCCGGGCCACCGCCCTCGGTTTCCGCTTCGGCCGGGTCGCGCACTGGCTGCCGCGGGCCGTCGACGAGACGGTGAACGCCGCCCCGGCCTCCGGCTAA
- a CDS encoding response regulator transcription factor, with amino-acid sequence MTAPRVLIADDQELVRTGFRLILTARGIDVVGVAADGVEAVSMARRLRPDVVLLDIRMPNMDGLEAARRILAENAHCRVVMLTTFDLDQYVYAALAAGASGFLLKDVTPAHLAAAVRLVDTGDALLAPSITRRLVERCAPAGPAADRGAGEGAYRGLDALTPREREVLTLMGQGLSNTELAGELTLSEATVKTHVARIFAKLGLRDRAQAVVLAYETGLVTPGSVTPGSVTPGSVTPGSVSPSAGSVRRPVPGA; translated from the coding sequence GTGACGGCGCCGCGGGTGCTGATCGCCGATGACCAGGAGCTCGTACGCACCGGGTTCCGGCTGATCCTGACGGCCCGGGGGATCGATGTGGTGGGGGTGGCCGCCGACGGGGTGGAAGCCGTCTCGATGGCGCGCCGGCTGCGGCCGGACGTGGTCCTGCTCGACATCCGGATGCCGAACATGGACGGCCTGGAGGCCGCCCGCCGCATCCTCGCCGAGAACGCGCACTGCCGGGTCGTCATGCTGACCACCTTCGACCTCGACCAGTACGTCTACGCCGCCCTCGCCGCCGGGGCCAGCGGGTTCCTGCTCAAGGACGTCACCCCCGCACACCTCGCGGCCGCCGTCCGCCTCGTCGACACCGGGGACGCGCTGCTCGCGCCGTCCATCACGCGCCGACTGGTGGAGCGCTGCGCCCCCGCCGGCCCGGCGGCGGACCGGGGGGCGGGGGAGGGCGCGTACCGCGGCCTCGACGCGCTGACCCCGCGCGAGCGGGAGGTGCTGACCCTGATGGGGCAGGGCCTCTCCAACACGGAGCTGGCGGGGGAGCTGACGCTCAGCGAGGCGACGGTGAAGACCCATGTGGCCCGGATCTTCGCCAAACTCGGCCTCCGTGACCGTGCCCAGGCCGTGGTCCTCGCCTATGAGACGGGCCTGGTCACCCCCGGGTCGGTCACCCCCGGGTCGGTCACCCCCGGGTCGGTCACCCCGGGGTCGGTCAGCCCTTCGGCCGGTTCAGTACGCCGTCCGGTGCCTGGAGCATGA
- a CDS encoding sensor histidine kinase encodes MGERGWLLERERESAARTAVDAERARLAAELHDIVSHNVSLMVVQAGAAREVLATMPQEAAAAMGAVESAGRNTMTELRHLLGLLAPAQDGTDEPLAAYGGGGADTRLTAVTPLTPQPSLSGLSRLVDRIAFAGLPVEVRISGEPRPLPAGIDVTAYRIIQEALTNALKHGDGVKAEVTVRYADHALRVEVLNSGPSVLAGAGADPAHGAGERRRSIPKAEGAGRGLIGLRERVAVYGGDLDARRRIGGGYRVRAKLPLDRP; translated from the coding sequence ATGGGGGAGCGCGGGTGGCTGCTGGAGCGGGAGCGCGAGAGCGCGGCCCGTACCGCCGTCGACGCCGAGCGGGCCAGGCTCGCGGCCGAACTCCACGACATAGTCAGCCACAACGTGAGCCTCATGGTGGTCCAGGCCGGGGCGGCCCGGGAGGTGCTGGCCACCATGCCGCAGGAGGCGGCGGCCGCGATGGGCGCCGTCGAGAGCGCCGGCCGGAACACGATGACCGAGCTGCGCCACCTGCTGGGCCTGCTCGCGCCCGCGCAGGACGGCACGGACGAGCCGCTCGCGGCGTACGGGGGCGGCGGCGCGGACACCCGGCTCACGGCGGTGACCCCGCTGACGCCGCAGCCGAGCCTGAGCGGGCTCAGCCGGCTGGTCGACCGGATCGCCTTCGCGGGGCTGCCCGTTGAGGTCCGGATTTCCGGCGAGCCGCGGCCGCTGCCGGCGGGCATCGACGTGACGGCGTACCGGATCATCCAGGAAGCGCTGACCAACGCGCTCAAACACGGGGACGGGGTGAAGGCGGAGGTGACGGTGAGATACGCGGACCACGCGCTGCGGGTGGAGGTGCTCAACAGCGGCCCGAGCGTGCTGGCGGGTGCGGGTGCGGATCCCGCTCACGGGGCGGGGGAGCGGCGGCGTTCGATACCGAAGGCCGAGGGAGCCGGGCGGGGGCTGATCGGCCTGCGCGAGCGGGTCGCCGTCTACGGGGGCGACCTCGACGCCCGGCGCCGCATCGGCGGCGGCTACCGGGTCCGCGCCAAGCTGCCCCTGGACCGGCCGTGA
- a CDS encoding ABC transporter ATP-binding protein: MTTDHGSDRQVVVRLDGVHKEYGDAKALDGLSLEIRKGDAVAVMGPSGCGKSTLLNMVAGLDRPDAGTVEVHGQDLGTLNETGLALFRRRGVGMIFQFFNLIDDLPALDNVALAAQLTGTPAKQARRRALELLDELGVADRRDNYPATLSGGERQRVAVARALMNRPALLLADEPTGALDSRSGEQVMDLLIDLNQIGQTLLIVTHDPHLATRCASRLVEMADGRVARERAIDDNASLGAAV; the protein is encoded by the coding sequence ATGACAACTGATCACGGCAGTGACCGGCAGGTCGTCGTACGGCTCGACGGGGTGCACAAGGAGTACGGCGACGCGAAGGCCCTGGACGGGCTGTCCCTGGAGATCCGCAAGGGCGACGCGGTCGCCGTGATGGGCCCCTCCGGTTGCGGCAAGTCGACCCTCCTCAACATGGTGGCCGGCCTGGACCGCCCCGACGCGGGGACCGTCGAGGTGCACGGCCAGGACCTGGGAACGCTCAACGAGACCGGCCTGGCACTGTTCCGGCGGCGCGGCGTCGGCATGATCTTCCAGTTCTTCAACCTCATCGACGACCTCCCGGCCCTCGACAACGTGGCCCTGGCCGCCCAGTTGACCGGCACCCCCGCCAAGCAGGCCCGCCGCCGCGCCCTGGAACTCCTCGACGAGCTCGGGGTGGCCGACCGCCGCGACAACTACCCGGCCACCCTCAGCGGTGGCGAGCGCCAACGCGTCGCCGTGGCCCGCGCACTGATGAACCGTCCGGCCCTGCTGCTGGCCGACGAGCCGACCGGCGCCCTCGACAGCCGCTCCGGCGAACAGGTGATGGACCTGCTGATCGACCTCAACCAGATCGGCCAGACCCTGCTGATCGTCACCCACGACCCGCACCTGGCCACCCGGTGCGCGAGCCGCCTGGTCGAGATGGCCGACGGCCGGGTGGCCCGCGAGCGCGCGATCGACGACAACGCCTCGCTGGGAGCGGCCGTATGA